A window of Cohnella herbarum contains these coding sequences:
- a CDS encoding siderophore ABC transporter substrate-binding protein produces the protein MKKSLSLILMSVMMIAVLAACGSNNNEGAASPSASPSASASASESASPSATTPAAPAEVTITHPLGTATVKTNPEKVVVFDFGTLDTLNKLGVEVAALPKASIPSNLSQFGDAKYEDAGTLFEPDFEKLNKLKPDVIFISGRTAEAYEELNKIAPTIQMSIDYSKYAESFAANAETIGKIFNKEAEVAAELAAFNASVEELKGKASTAGKALIVLTSGGKISAYGKGSRFGSIHDTYGFVPVDESIKPDTHGDKISNEYIAEKNPDILFVVDRDAVVSGEGTVPAKEVIENDLVKKTNAFKNGKIIYLDANYWYLSGGGLQTELEMVKEAAQAVQ, from the coding sequence GTGAAAAAATCTTTATCCCTGATTCTGATGTCTGTTATGATGATTGCTGTATTGGCAGCATGCGGATCCAACAACAATGAAGGAGCGGCAAGTCCGTCGGCTTCTCCGAGCGCGTCCGCTTCTGCTTCGGAGTCCGCCAGCCCAAGCGCAACGACTCCCGCCGCACCCGCGGAAGTAACGATCACGCATCCGCTAGGTACCGCGACGGTAAAAACAAACCCGGAAAAAGTCGTCGTGTTCGACTTCGGTACGTTAGATACGTTAAATAAACTAGGCGTCGAAGTCGCGGCGCTTCCGAAAGCTTCGATTCCGTCTAATCTGTCCCAATTCGGCGATGCGAAATACGAAGACGCGGGCACGTTGTTCGAGCCGGATTTCGAGAAGCTGAACAAGTTAAAGCCCGACGTTATTTTCATCAGCGGCAGGACGGCGGAGGCTTATGAAGAACTGAATAAGATCGCGCCAACGATTCAAATGTCGATCGATTATAGCAAGTATGCGGAGTCTTTCGCAGCAAATGCGGAAACGATCGGTAAAATCTTCAACAAAGAAGCAGAAGTTGCCGCCGAGCTTGCTGCCTTTAACGCTTCCGTTGAAGAGTTGAAGGGTAAAGCTTCGACGGCGGGTAAAGCGCTTATCGTGCTTACGAGCGGCGGTAAAATCAGCGCGTACGGCAAAGGCTCCCGTTTCGGCAGCATTCACGATACTTACGGTTTCGTTCCCGTGGACGAATCGATTAAGCCGGATACGCACGGCGATAAAATCTCGAACGAGTATATCGCGGAGAAAAATCCGGACATTCTGTTCGTCGTCGATCGCGATGCGGTCGTGAGCGGAGAAGGAACGGTTCCGGCCAAAGAAGTGATCGAGAACGATCTCGTCAAGAAAACGAACGCCTTCAAGAACGGCAAAATCATCTATCTAGACGCGAACTATTGGTACTTGTCGGGCGGCGGTCTTCAAACGGAATTAGAAATGGTTAAAGAAGCGGCTCAAGCCGTTCAATAA
- a CDS encoding iron ABC transporter ATP-binding protein, translated as MIEARNVTKSYGGKSGIHGVSTTIPKGKITSFIGPNGAGKSTLLSVVSRLIQMDEGEVVIDGLDVKSTDSSELARKISILKQANAINVRLRVIDLVEFGRFPYSKGRLNTEDRRHVDEAISYMELDEMRDKYLDQLSGGQKQRAFIAMVLAQDTDYVLLDEPLNNLDMKHSVQIMKVLRRLVDELGKTVVLVLHDINFASSYSDYIVAMKEGRIVHEGSTDEMIDTSVLKSVYDMDIPIHVVDGKKICIYFS; from the coding sequence GTGATAGAGGCAAGGAACGTTACGAAAAGTTACGGCGGTAAAAGCGGGATCCACGGGGTTTCGACGACGATTCCGAAAGGCAAGATCACGTCCTTCATCGGTCCGAATGGAGCGGGGAAGAGCACGCTGCTATCGGTCGTCAGCAGATTGATTCAGATGGACGAAGGCGAAGTGGTAATAGACGGTTTGGACGTTAAGAGCACGGACAGCAGCGAGCTGGCCAGGAAAATATCCATCTTGAAGCAAGCGAACGCCATTAACGTAAGGCTTAGGGTAATCGACTTGGTGGAATTCGGCAGATTTCCGTATTCCAAAGGGAGATTGAACACGGAGGATCGCCGGCATGTAGATGAAGCGATAAGTTACATGGAGCTTGACGAAATGCGCGACAAATATCTGGATCAGCTTAGCGGAGGACAGAAGCAACGGGCATTCATTGCCATGGTGCTTGCTCAAGATACCGATTACGTGCTGCTTGACGAGCCGCTTAACAATCTGGATATGAAACATTCCGTCCAGATCATGAAGGTACTTCGCAGACTCGTCGACGAACTGGGCAAAACCGTGGTGCTCGTGCTTCACGATATTAATTTCGCTTCCAGCTACTCCGATTACATCGTTGCGATGAAGGAAGGCCGAATCGTTCATGAAGGGTCGACGGACGAGATGATCGACACCTCGGTGTTGAAGAGCGTATATGACATGGACATTCCGATACATGTCGTGGACGGGAAAAAAATATGCATTTATTTCTCTTGA
- a CDS encoding antibiotic biosynthesis monooxygenase gives MLIQTRTIVVEKGNADKVIERFSQEGILDEREGLIDISVMVNKRGKENEEVVVFIRWESEEDWKNWEKSPEHLQGHRDNKGKQQPEYVISSNVNMYEVKKVRKGKFERKGE, from the coding sequence ATGCTCATTCAAACACGAACGATCGTCGTGGAAAAAGGGAATGCGGACAAGGTTATCGAACGTTTCAGCCAAGAGGGGATTCTCGACGAAAGAGAAGGCTTGATCGATATTTCCGTCATGGTGAATAAACGCGGCAAAGAAAACGAGGAAGTCGTTGTATTCATTCGTTGGGAATCCGAAGAGGATTGGAAAAATTGGGAGAAGAGTCCCGAACATCTTCAAGGCCATCGCGACAACAAGGGAAAGCAGCAGCCTGAATACGTCATCAGCTCGAACGTTAACATGTACGAAGTTAAAAAAGTCAGAAAAGGCAAGTTCGAACGAAAAGGCGAATAA
- a CDS encoding glycoside hydrolase family 20 zincin-like fold domain-containing protein has product MSAALGSLAQPLLPEPKRATRTEGRFVVQYDRISLYMEGLASVTEEVVRGELKHAGYRQILRASSAAEADLVLLAGPHIPKAARALIDEQPHPEQSYRLTIGDEGAVIHAGDWAGALYGLATLTSLLGNSADGLLPAIDIVDGPDASKRIVSPTLTWYAGFARAGFGTQLWDGERWKTFIDWCYRHKINALNIVMYGFWPFEFPQYPETVLRDLKVQTWSKEIDGWIEVSFTHPNLRKPFLEDMIRYANARGIDIYAYIGLNSYSGGYPVAHPESRGQLSRELLDKGHVNNYDSLCTSRTDVRDYLIASVKRIEQLGFNGLVFEESEEVQWFCQCAECQAKYGHLAPNDAKHTVSVDLLRAYDEILRPETMIAVRWLREPPIVKDRATLEAWRDKLPERVKLFWAPGLEDDDREFLKWVDVFGPDRIWSRNCEGSGFAASLGRIPYILPDTFPESLKNYAFQHLWNDISQFQGAVNTGCTGINGYGFEWYGHELFFMAAAQYGWNAWALDNDGFLARASRHLFGETNGARYERLIRTLPCIHETQICDTLPSFPFMPNKYIGDEGRRYLEDCAEAVEASIADLNAILATAGLIDVQRECAEATRIMALRMKEVIWAGITFNRYLEERDQGQNETARLERLADRALHHAEQDYKLIKEHYFDTKEHDWTGVAIGEYYIPMVINEYKKTFAERLGDRYEPDDEVTPIVGGESLPWEWLLEWGPKIAAAKPNAAIRGREGVRG; this is encoded by the coding sequence ATGAGCGCAGCTCTGGGATCGTTAGCACAACCGTTGCTTCCCGAGCCGAAACGGGCGACCCGGACCGAAGGTAGGTTTGTCGTTCAATATGATCGTATTTCGTTGTATATGGAAGGATTAGCTTCCGTCACGGAGGAAGTCGTACGCGGCGAGTTGAAGCATGCCGGTTACCGGCAAATTCTACGGGCTTCCAGTGCGGCGGAAGCCGATCTCGTGCTGCTTGCAGGCCCGCATATTCCGAAGGCTGCTCGTGCGCTTATAGACGAGCAGCCTCACCCGGAGCAGTCTTATCGGTTGACGATCGGCGACGAAGGAGCGGTCATCCATGCGGGCGATTGGGCCGGCGCGCTTTACGGGCTGGCTACCTTGACCTCGCTGCTGGGGAATTCGGCGGACGGCTTGCTGCCCGCCATCGATATCGTCGACGGGCCGGACGCGAGCAAACGCATCGTTTCTCCGACGCTGACTTGGTACGCGGGTTTCGCCCGCGCGGGCTTCGGCACGCAATTATGGGACGGAGAACGGTGGAAGACATTCATCGACTGGTGTTACCGGCACAAGATCAACGCGCTGAATATCGTCATGTACGGGTTTTGGCCGTTCGAATTTCCTCAGTATCCGGAGACGGTACTTCGGGATCTTAAGGTGCAGACTTGGTCCAAGGAAATCGACGGCTGGATCGAAGTGTCGTTCACCCATCCCAATCTCCGCAAGCCGTTCTTGGAGGATATGATCCGCTACGCGAATGCGAGAGGCATCGACATTTACGCTTATATCGGCCTGAACTCGTACAGCGGCGGTTACCCGGTCGCGCATCCGGAGAGTCGGGGGCAGTTGTCCCGGGAACTCCTCGACAAGGGACATGTGAATAATTACGACTCGTTATGCACGTCGAGAACGGATGTCCGGGATTATTTGATCGCCAGCGTGAAACGAATCGAGCAGCTAGGCTTCAACGGCCTCGTGTTCGAGGAGAGCGAGGAAGTGCAATGGTTCTGCCAATGCGCGGAATGTCAGGCGAAATACGGCCATCTCGCGCCGAACGATGCGAAGCATACGGTGTCGGTCGATTTGCTGCGCGCCTATGACGAAATCCTTCGTCCGGAGACGATGATCGCCGTCCGCTGGCTGCGGGAGCCGCCGATCGTTAAGGATCGGGCGACGCTCGAGGCTTGGCGGGACAAGCTGCCGGAGCGGGTCAAGCTGTTCTGGGCGCCGGGGCTCGAAGACGACGATCGCGAGTTTCTGAAGTGGGTAGACGTATTCGGTCCCGACCGGATATGGTCGCGCAACTGCGAAGGCAGCGGCTTCGCGGCGAGCTTGGGGCGTATCCCGTACATCCTTCCGGACACGTTTCCGGAAAGCTTGAAAAATTACGCCTTTCAGCACCTGTGGAACGATATTTCCCAGTTCCAGGGCGCTGTCAATACGGGATGCACCGGCATTAACGGTTACGGCTTCGAATGGTACGGCCACGAGCTGTTCTTCATGGCCGCGGCGCAATACGGCTGGAACGCTTGGGCGTTGGACAATGATGGATTTCTGGCCCGAGCGTCGCGGCATTTGTTCGGAGAGACGAACGGCGCCCGTTACGAGAGGCTGATCCGAACGCTTCCTTGTATTCACGAAACGCAAATCTGCGATACGCTCCCTTCCTTTCCGTTCATGCCGAACAAATATATCGGCGACGAAGGAAGACGGTATTTGGAAGATTGCGCGGAAGCCGTCGAAGCTTCGATCGCCGATTTGAACGCGATCTTGGCTACGGCCGGATTGATCGACGTCCAGCGGGAATGCGCGGAAGCGACCCGAATTATGGCGCTTCGGATGAAAGAAGTGATCTGGGCGGGCATAACCTTCAACCGATACTTGGAGGAGCGCGACCAAGGACAGAATGAAACGGCAAGGCTGGAACGGTTGGCCGATCGGGCGTTGCATCATGCGGAGCAAGACTACAAGCTCATCAAGGAGCATTACTTCGATACGAAGGAGCATGATTGGACCGGCGTCGCGATCGGCGAATATTACATCCCGATGGTCATTAACGAGTACAAGAAAACTTTTGCCGAGAGGCTTGGCGATCGCTACGAACCGGACGACGAGGTTACGCCTATCGTAGGCGGAGAAAGCCTGCCGTGGGAATGGCTTCTAGAATGGGGGCCGAAGATCGCTGCGGCTAAACCGAACGCCGCGATCCGGGGAAGGGAAGGGGTTCGCGGATGA
- a CDS encoding ABC transporter permease — MDALPSGVPVNQSSIIRDKVNSSEMMRKYGLIAILLAAVIILSLVSDTFLTVTNLMNVLRQVSINGILAIGMTFIILTAGIDLSIGSLMAVAAVIATSIVAHDPGAVGLALIAGVAASGILGGVSGTMSAKLNVAPFVATLAMMTIARGIALIYTNGRPIVVSSEPFKFLGQGYIGPLPVPVIIFVAVAAIMGVVLYKTKFGRYVYAIGGNENASKISGIRVGRIKIWVYVINGFLAGLAGILLSSRISSGQPNSGMGYELDAIAAVVIGGTSLFGGRGSLLGTIVGVLIIGIINNGLNLMDVSSYWQQIIKGLIIAGAVILDQRAKRN, encoded by the coding sequence GTGGACGCATTGCCTAGCGGCGTGCCAGTAAATCAGAGTTCGATCATTAGAGACAAGGTCAATTCATCCGAAATGATGCGGAAGTACGGGTTAATCGCGATCTTGCTCGCGGCGGTTATTATTCTCAGTCTCGTCTCGGATACCTTCCTGACGGTCACGAACTTAATGAACGTGCTGCGGCAGGTATCGATCAACGGCATTCTCGCCATCGGCATGACTTTCATTATTTTGACCGCGGGCATCGATCTTTCCATCGGTTCGCTGATGGCGGTCGCGGCGGTTATCGCGACGAGCATCGTCGCGCACGATCCGGGAGCCGTCGGCTTGGCGTTGATCGCGGGGGTGGCGGCAAGCGGAATTCTCGGCGGCGTCAGCGGCACGATGAGCGCGAAGCTGAACGTAGCACCGTTCGTGGCGACGCTGGCGATGATGACGATCGCGCGAGGGATCGCGTTGATCTATACGAACGGGAGGCCGATCGTGGTCAGTTCGGAGCCGTTCAAGTTTCTAGGACAAGGCTATATCGGTCCGCTCCCCGTACCGGTCATCATCTTCGTGGCGGTAGCGGCTATTATGGGCGTCGTTCTGTATAAGACGAAGTTCGGACGCTACGTCTACGCGATCGGCGGCAACGAGAACGCTTCGAAAATTTCCGGAATTCGCGTCGGACGCATTAAAATCTGGGTCTACGTCATTAACGGTTTCTTGGCCGGGCTTGCCGGCATACTGCTTTCTTCGCGCATTAGCTCGGGACAGCCCAACAGCGGCATGGGTTACGAGTTGGACGCGATCGCCGCCGTCGTCATCGGCGGCACCAGCCTCTTCGGCGGCCGCGGGTCGCTGCTCGGCACGATCGTCGGGGTGCTCATCATCGGGATCATCAACAACGGTCTTAATCTCATGGACGTCTCGTCCTATTGGCAACAAATCATTAAAGGTCTGATCATTGCCGGCGCGGTCATACTGGATCAGCGCGCCAAAAGGAATTGA
- a CDS encoding GntR family transcriptional regulator, which translates to MKETISKKFFADKQNMSNDLVEFFKQEILGGRLNPGDRIVETKFARELGISQTPVREAVRLLSGEGIVTIVPNRGPVVNELSARDIFEIYSLRASIEGLAIRLATQIATDEAVRELELFYEEMKGKAKDNEVVSLLVDSLYIHQSIISLSEHSRLLRAYESISFQIALVNRILGNESTKEKEVEQHSELIEALKERDPDKAELTMRKHIYRSYRECLDLKEDEDTEFGTHLWF; encoded by the coding sequence ATGAAAGAAACGATTTCCAAAAAGTTTTTCGCGGATAAACAAAACATGAGCAACGATCTGGTCGAATTTTTCAAGCAGGAAATATTGGGTGGCAGACTGAATCCAGGAGACCGGATCGTCGAGACGAAATTCGCCCGCGAGCTGGGCATTAGCCAGACGCCGGTGCGGGAAGCGGTGCGGCTCTTGTCGGGCGAAGGCATCGTCACGATCGTTCCGAATCGGGGGCCGGTCGTGAACGAACTGAGCGCCCGGGATATATTCGAAATCTATTCGCTGCGGGCATCGATCGAAGGGTTGGCGATTCGCCTTGCGACGCAGATCGCTACCGATGAAGCGGTCCGGGAGCTGGAACTGTTCTATGAGGAGATGAAGGGCAAGGCGAAAGATAATGAAGTCGTCTCCTTGCTGGTCGATTCCTTGTACATCCATCAATCGATCATTTCGCTCTCGGAGCACTCGAGGCTGCTCCGCGCCTACGAGTCGATCTCCTTTCAGATCGCGTTGGTCAATCGCATACTCGGCAACGAGTCCACCAAGGAGAAGGAGGTTGAACAGCATTCCGAGCTGATAGAGGCGCTGAAAGAAAGGGATCCCGATAAGGCGGAGCTGACGATGCGCAAACATATATACCGCTCCTATCGGGAGTGTTTGGATCTTAAGGAAGACGAGGATACCGAATTCGGGACCCATTTATGGTTTTGA
- a CDS encoding sugar ABC transporter ATP-binding protein gives MGETILTMRGMTKSYFGVKALDGVSLDIRKGEVHALMGENGAGKSTLMKILTGLVKPDEGEIVFEGTKVQFPNPQAALNVGIAMIHQELNPIPEMTVAENIYLGREPCFPGTPFVNKKKLEEQTRRLLEQFQFRAQPHTKVGQLSVAQKQMLEIIKAISYQAKLIIMDEPTSALSESEVKTLFQTIERLKGQGVPIIYISHRMEEIFAITDRITVLRDGKLIGSRKSSELDSDGLISMMVGRSLDAIYPKEEAAIGDTVLEVRGLTRRPYFANVSFSVRQGEILGIAGLMGAGRSEVMRAIFGIDRPDGGEVLMEGEAIKVRHPADAIRHRIGFVTEDRKELGLVLSQSIRENMTLASLSKTSKGPFVSRPAETALCDGMTASIRIKMNRMEQEVLTLSGGNQQKVVIAKWLLTSPKLLILDEPTRGIDVGAKAEIYRMMSKLAQQGMAIIMVSSELPEVLGMSDRILVMGEGEIRGEFNRGEITQEQILECAIGGGRIA, from the coding sequence ATGGGAGAAACCATTTTGACGATGAGAGGCATGACCAAATCGTATTTCGGCGTTAAGGCGCTGGACGGAGTATCGCTCGATATTCGCAAGGGCGAGGTTCATGCGCTGATGGGCGAGAACGGCGCGGGCAAGTCGACGCTCATGAAAATTTTAACGGGGCTGGTCAAGCCGGACGAAGGCGAAATCGTGTTCGAAGGAACGAAGGTGCAGTTTCCTAATCCGCAAGCGGCGCTGAATGTCGGCATCGCGATGATTCACCAGGAGCTGAATCCGATTCCGGAGATGACGGTGGCCGAAAATATTTACCTCGGCAGGGAACCTTGCTTTCCGGGAACGCCGTTCGTGAATAAAAAGAAGCTCGAAGAGCAGACGAGGCGATTGCTGGAACAGTTTCAATTCCGGGCCCAGCCGCATACGAAAGTCGGACAGCTCAGCGTCGCCCAGAAGCAGATGCTGGAAATCATCAAGGCGATTTCCTATCAAGCCAAATTGATCATTATGGACGAGCCTACCTCGGCGCTGTCCGAGAGCGAGGTCAAGACGCTGTTCCAAACGATCGAACGGCTGAAAGGCCAAGGCGTCCCGATCATCTATATCTCACACCGGATGGAAGAAATATTCGCCATCACGGATCGGATTACGGTGCTTCGCGACGGTAAACTCATCGGCTCGCGGAAATCGTCGGAACTGGATTCCGACGGATTGATCTCGATGATGGTCGGACGGTCGCTCGATGCCATCTATCCGAAGGAAGAGGCGGCCATCGGCGACACGGTACTCGAAGTTCGCGGTTTGACGCGCCGTCCTTACTTTGCAAACGTTTCCTTCTCGGTGCGTCAAGGTGAAATTCTCGGCATCGCGGGTCTGATGGGCGCCGGACGAAGCGAAGTGATGCGGGCGATATTCGGTATCGACCGGCCGGACGGCGGGGAAGTGCTGATGGAGGGCGAAGCGATCAAAGTCCGGCATCCGGCCGACGCGATCCGGCACCGCATCGGTTTCGTTACCGAGGACCGCAAGGAACTCGGACTCGTGCTTAGCCAGTCCATTCGCGAAAATATGACGCTGGCGAGTCTATCCAAGACCAGCAAGGGACCGTTCGTCTCGCGACCGGCGGAAACGGCACTGTGCGACGGGATGACGGCCAGTATTCGCATTAAGATGAATCGCATGGAGCAGGAAGTGCTGACGCTTAGCGGAGGCAACCAGCAGAAGGTCGTTATCGCCAAATGGCTGCTGACTTCGCCCAAGCTGCTCATTCTGGACGAGCCGACGCGAGGCATCGACGTCGGGGCCAAGGCGGAGATTTACCGGATGATGTCCAAGCTGGCCCAGCAAGGGATGGCCATTATCATGGTATCCTCGGAGCTTCCCGAGGTATTGGGAATGAGCGATCGCATACTGGTCATGGGCGAGGGCGAAATCCGGGGCGAGTTTAACCGGGGAGAAATTACGCAGGAACAAATTCTGGAATGTGCAATCGGGGGTGGACGCATTGCCTAG
- a CDS encoding ABC transporter ATP-binding protein, with translation MLRRFFSYYRPYKGLFILDFSCAVIAGLLELAFPLAVSKFIDDLLPGEDWPMIVLACVALLGIYALNTALNYVVTYWGHMLGINIETDMRRKMFEHIQKLSFRFFDNHKTGHLVGRVTNDLNDIGEIAHHGPEDVFIAVMTLAGSFTLMAYINLELALITFIIIPIMAWLIIVFGGKMTSTYQRLFGNVGNFNARIEENVGGIRVVQSFANEEHEKKLFAVDNSNFRETKLLAYKTMAKSISVSYMLMRLITVFVMVCGAWFFIQGKLELGEFMAFLLLSNIFFRPIEKINAVIESYPKGIAGFKRYVEVLDTEPDIADVKDAVAVESIRGDIKFDKVTFGYEPGRDILSGIDLSIRAGETVAFVGPSGAGKTTICSLLPRFYDVTEGKITVDGMDIRGMKLQSLRKHIGIVQQDVFLFSGSIRENIAYGDLLATEEQIWDAAKRASLEDMIRQLPEGMDTIIGERGVKLSGGQKQRMAIARMFLKNPPILILDEATSALDTETEMAIQKSLSELSVGRTTLVIAHRLATIKNADRIIVVDENGIAEQGRHQDLVQSGGIYSRLHQAQYQHA, from the coding sequence ATGTTAAGACGTTTTTTCTCATATTATCGTCCTTATAAGGGACTTTTTATTTTGGATTTCTCCTGCGCGGTGATCGCCGGACTGCTGGAGCTGGCTTTCCCGCTGGCCGTTAGCAAGTTTATTGACGATCTGCTGCCGGGCGAGGATTGGCCGATGATCGTATTGGCGTGTGTCGCGTTGCTCGGCATATACGCCTTGAATACCGCGTTGAATTATGTCGTCACCTATTGGGGCCACATGCTAGGCATTAACATCGAAACCGATATGCGCCGGAAAATGTTCGAGCATATCCAGAAGCTATCGTTCCGGTTCTTCGATAATCATAAAACGGGACATTTGGTCGGAAGGGTAACCAACGACTTGAACGATATCGGGGAAATTGCCCATCACGGTCCCGAGGACGTGTTCATCGCCGTCATGACGCTAGCCGGTTCGTTCACGCTAATGGCTTACATTAATCTCGAGCTTGCCTTGATTACTTTTATTATCATTCCGATTATGGCATGGCTGATTATCGTATTCGGCGGTAAGATGACGAGCACCTATCAGAGGTTATTCGGGAACGTAGGTAACTTCAACGCTCGTATCGAAGAGAACGTTGGAGGCATTCGCGTCGTACAATCGTTCGCGAACGAAGAGCACGAGAAGAAGCTGTTCGCGGTCGATAATAGCAACTTCCGGGAAACGAAGCTGCTTGCGTACAAGACGATGGCGAAAAGCATTTCGGTCAGCTATATGTTAATGCGCCTGATCACCGTGTTCGTCATGGTTTGCGGAGCTTGGTTCTTCATTCAAGGAAAACTGGAGCTTGGGGAATTCATGGCATTCTTGCTCCTATCGAATATTTTTTTCCGCCCGATCGAGAAGATTAACGCGGTCATCGAAAGTTATCCTAAGGGCATCGCGGGCTTCAAGCGGTACGTGGAGGTGCTCGACACCGAGCCGGATATCGCCGACGTGAAGGATGCAGTTGCGGTTGAATCTATCCGCGGCGACATTAAGTTCGATAAGGTCACCTTCGGCTATGAGCCGGGCAGGGATATTCTAAGCGGAATCGATCTGTCGATACGCGCGGGAGAAACGGTTGCGTTCGTCGGGCCTTCCGGCGCGGGCAAAACGACGATCTGCAGTCTTCTTCCAAGATTCTACGACGTTACCGAAGGTAAAATTACCGTTGACGGAATGGATATCCGCGGCATGAAGCTGCAATCGTTGCGCAAACATATCGGGATCGTACAGCAGGACGTGTTTCTTTTCTCGGGGTCGATTCGAGAAAATATCGCATATGGAGATCTGCTCGCAACGGAGGAGCAAATCTGGGATGCGGCTAAACGGGCTTCCCTCGAGGATATGATCCGGCAATTGCCGGAAGGGATGGACACCATTATCGGAGAACGCGGCGTCAAGCTGTCCGGCGGTCAGAAGCAACGGATGGCGATCGCGCGAATGTTCTTGAAGAACCCGCCGATCCTGATACTGGACGAGGCGACTTCCGCGCTCGACACGGAAACCGAAATGGCGATTCAGAAGTCGCTGTCCGAGCTATCCGTAGGACGTACGACGCTCGTTATCGCCCATAGGCTCGCAACGATTAAGAACGCCGATAGAATTATCGTCGTCGACGAGAACGGGATTGCGGAGCAAGGAAGGCATCAAGATTTGGTTCAATCCGGAGGGATCTATAGCCGGCTTCATCAGGCTCAATATCAGCACGCGTAA
- a CDS encoding substrate-binding domain-containing protein: MKRKNAWKWMVTGVITAVMLTGCGSNGNSGKTDNGGNSESGGDKSYKIGVAAQGLSHEFIKSLVESMQEKASELKVELVVMDSQDKIEEQLNQVDTLVAQKVDAVILNAVDLVGSSPAVDKVKEAGIPLVEVITFTENENYDVFVGTDPKQSGVMMGDILADKLGGKGNVALLQGQIGHSAEITRGAGLQEALFDKHKDVKKLTEQTANWNRDEAMSITEDWLQRFPEINAIAAQNDEMAMGALQAVEASGRKDIFVVGIDGIADALKAVKEDRLAATVLDNVTAEGKRAVEVAVGLIKGEKFEKKELVDYVPVTKENVDQFLAK; encoded by the coding sequence ATGAAGAGGAAGAACGCATGGAAGTGGATGGTCACGGGGGTAATCACGGCCGTGATGTTGACGGGTTGCGGCAGCAACGGGAACTCGGGCAAGACGGATAACGGGGGCAATTCGGAATCCGGCGGGGACAAGAGCTATAAAATCGGCGTCGCCGCCCAAGGGCTCTCGCATGAATTCATCAAGTCGTTGGTCGAATCGATGCAGGAGAAGGCAAGCGAGCTTAAAGTCGAACTGGTCGTCATGGACAGCCAAGACAAGATCGAGGAGCAATTGAACCAGGTCGATACGCTGGTCGCGCAGAAGGTGGATGCGGTTATCCTGAACGCGGTCGACTTGGTCGGGTCCAGCCCGGCCGTAGACAAGGTGAAGGAAGCCGGCATTCCGCTCGTCGAAGTGATTACGTTCACGGAGAACGAGAACTACGACGTCTTCGTCGGTACGGATCCGAAGCAGTCGGGCGTCATGATGGGCGACATTCTGGCGGACAAACTCGGCGGCAAAGGCAACGTGGCTTTGCTGCAAGGCCAGATCGGCCATTCCGCGGAAATTACTCGCGGCGCGGGGCTTCAGGAAGCGCTGTTCGACAAGCATAAAGACGTTAAGAAGCTGACCGAGCAGACGGCGAACTGGAACCGGGACGAAGCGATGAGCATCACCGAGGACTGGCTGCAACGCTTTCCGGAGATCAACGCGATCGCGGCGCAGAACGACGAGATGGCGATGGGCGCTCTCCAAGCCGTTGAAGCTTCCGGCCGTAAAGACATTTTCGTCGTCGGCATCGACGGCATCGCCGACGCGCTGAAGGCGGTCAAGGAAGACCGTCTGGCGGCGACCGTGCTGGATAACGTCACGGCGGAAGGCAAACGTGCCGTGGAGGTAGCCGTAGGTCTGATCAAGGGCGAGAAGTTCGAGAAGAAGGAACTGGTCGACTACGTGCCGGTTACGAAAGAGAACGTCGATCAGTTCTTGGCGAAGTGA